The following proteins are co-located in the Chryseobacterium daecheongense genome:
- the uppS gene encoding polyprenyl diphosphate synthase translates to MSLIKDKINSENLPKHVAIIMDGNGRWAKSRGEERTFGHKNAINAVRNAINACNEINIPYLTLYTFSSENWNRPSDEVNTLMNLLTETLLLEAEEIFSKGLRMHVIGNLDKLPPLVKEQLLRVVELTKENTKGNLVLAISYGSQNEILNAVRNISSDVKEGKVDVENIDEKLFENYLYTKDFPPVDLLIRTSGEIRISNFLLWQIAYAELQFLNVLWPDFTKDIFFQCIVDYQNKERRYGLTGEQIKIQ, encoded by the coding sequence ATGTCGTTGATTAAAGATAAAATAAATTCAGAGAATTTACCAAAACATGTTGCTATCATTATGGATGGCAATGGAAGATGGGCAAAATCTCGTGGTGAAGAAAGAACTTTTGGTCATAAAAATGCCATTAATGCTGTAAGAAATGCCATTAATGCGTGTAATGAGATCAATATCCCATATTTAACATTGTATACATTCTCTTCGGAGAATTGGAACCGGCCGAGTGATGAAGTAAATACTTTAATGAATTTGCTTACTGAAACATTATTGCTGGAAGCGGAAGAAATCTTCAGCAAAGGTCTAAGAATGCATGTTATTGGGAATCTGGATAAGCTGCCACCTCTTGTAAAAGAGCAGCTGCTAAGAGTGGTCGAATTAACAAAAGAAAACACAAAAGGTAATTTAGTATTAGCGATCAGCTATGGCTCGCAAAACGAGATCCTGAATGCCGTGAGAAATATAAGTTCTGATGTAAAAGAAGGCAAGGTGGATGTAGAGAATATTGATGAGAAATTATTCGAAAATTATCTCTATACAAAAGATTTTCCACCTGTCGATTTATTAATAAGAACCAGTGGTGAAATAAGAATTAGTAATTTTCTTCTTTGGCAGATCGCCTATGCAGAACTCCAGTTTTTAAATGTTCTGTGGCCAGATTTCACAAAAGATATTTTCTTCCAATGTATTGTAGACTATCAAAACAAAGAAAGGAGATATGGCCTAACCGGCGAACAAATAAAAATCCAGTAA
- a CDS encoding OmpH family outer membrane protein, whose protein sequence is MKKLSVLFAAVMMVVSVGMAKAQKIATLDVIGVLNAMPEKKKADADLKTFLDTKQAEIKKKADAGQAKLKQYSEEAPKKTADENKAREAELAKMQEEIQQMNDKAQKDFVAKQDAAYEPIEKKLNEAVSKVAKAAGYDFIMDANSSAFVYKGGPDATPAVKKELGVQ, encoded by the coding sequence ATGAAAAAATTAAGTGTATTATTTGCAGCGGTAATGATGGTTGTATCTGTAGGTATGGCAAAAGCTCAAAAAATTGCTACTTTAGATGTTATAGGTGTTCTTAACGCAATGCCTGAAAAGAAAAAGGCTGATGCTGACTTAAAGACTTTCTTAGATACTAAGCAAGCTGAGATCAAAAAGAAAGCAGATGCTGGACAAGCTAAATTAAAGCAATATTCTGAGGAAGCTCCTAAGAAAACTGCCGATGAAAACAAAGCAAGAGAAGCTGAATTAGCTAAAATGCAAGAAGAAATTCAACAAATGAACGATAAAGCTCAGAAAGATTTTGTGGCTAAACAAGATGCTGCTTACGAGCCTATTGAGAAGAAACTAAACGAGGCTGTATCTAAAGTAGCTAAAGCTGCAGGATATGATTTCATTATGGATGCAAACTCTTCTGCATTTGTATACAAAGGAGGTCCGGATGCGACTCCAGCTGTAAAAAAAGAATTAGGTGTTCAATAA
- the rfbD gene encoding dTDP-4-dehydrorhamnose reductase, which translates to MKKIVVIGSNGQLGNCIRKIAPDFESDYEFIFTDSQTLDITDEDQVDTFFYDNKPDFCINASAYTAVDLAEKEKEKAFAVNADGVAHLAQACSEHKTVLIHVSTDYVFDGETNLCYSEDDFTNPIGVYGASKLRGEELALEINPQTIILRTSWLYSEFNKNFVKTMLNLFSQKDELGIVADQFGQPTNANDLAEAIMDIIKTSRKNFGVFHFSNYPETTWYEFAKKIAELSESSVKLNALTTEQYPTPAKRPKRSTMCLDKIEEVYKIEPKHWENSLEECVSILSQQ; encoded by the coding sequence ATGAAGAAAATAGTTGTTATAGGCAGTAATGGTCAGTTAGGCAATTGTATAAGGAAAATAGCCCCTGATTTTGAAAGTGATTATGAATTTATTTTTACGGACTCTCAGACCCTTGATATTACAGATGAAGATCAGGTAGACACCTTCTTTTACGATAATAAGCCGGACTTCTGTATCAATGCATCAGCGTATACAGCGGTAGATCTGGCTGAAAAAGAGAAAGAAAAAGCATTTGCGGTAAATGCTGATGGGGTAGCACATCTTGCCCAGGCATGTTCTGAACATAAAACAGTTTTAATACATGTTTCTACGGATTATGTTTTTGATGGAGAAACAAATTTATGCTATTCAGAAGATGACTTTACAAATCCGATTGGGGTATATGGAGCATCTAAATTAAGAGGAGAAGAACTTGCATTGGAAATTAACCCTCAAACAATTATCCTAAGAACCTCCTGGCTGTATTCTGAATTCAATAAGAATTTTGTAAAAACCATGCTGAACTTGTTTTCGCAAAAGGATGAGTTGGGAATTGTAGCAGACCAATTCGGACAACCGACTAACGCAAATGATCTTGCAGAGGCCATTATGGATATTATTAAAACCTCACGTAAGAACTTTGGTGTTTTCCATTTTTCAAATTATCCTGAAACCACCTGGTATGAGTTTGCAAAAAAAATTGCTGAATTATCAGAATCATCAGTTAAATTAAATGCACTGACTACTGAACAATATCCTACTCCGGCCAAAAGACCAAAGAGAAGTACAATGTGCTTAGACAAAATTGAAGAAGTTTATAAAATTGAACCCAAACATTGGGAGAATAGTCTTGAAGAATGTGTTAGCATTCTTTCACAACAATAA
- a CDS encoding acyl-CoA thioesterase, translating to MEKEVSTTVKVRFSDCDPIGHLNNVKYLDYMFNAREDHVETFYGFTYEEYTKKTGCTWIAIQNEIAYLKEVRYNTQVVISSKTIDIQDRTAKVEILMKSLDESTIHAVLWVTVIYFNVKTRKSDIHPEDIKEIFHKFYVDLEEKDFQSRVKFLRSQNAKNP from the coding sequence ATGGAAAAAGAAGTATCAACAACGGTAAAAGTCAGATTCAGTGATTGCGATCCTATCGGGCATCTCAATAATGTAAAGTATTTGGATTATATGTTTAATGCGAGAGAAGATCACGTTGAAACATTTTATGGCTTTACTTATGAAGAGTACACCAAAAAAACTGGCTGTACCTGGATTGCTATACAGAATGAAATAGCATACCTGAAAGAAGTAAGATACAATACCCAGGTTGTAATCAGCAGCAAAACAATCGACATACAAGACAGAACTGCAAAAGTTGAAATTCTTATGAAGAGTCTTGATGAAAGTACAATTCATGCTGTTTTATGGGTTACCGTAATTTATTTTAATGTTAAAACAAGAAAATCAGATATACATCCTGAAGATATCAAAGAAATTTTCCATAAGTTCTACGTAGATTTAGAAGAAAAAGATTTTCAATCGAGAGTTAAGTTTTTAAGATCCCAAAACGCAAAAAATCCATAA
- the bamA gene encoding outer membrane protein assembly factor BamA produces MKFRLLPIIMFVASAHFYGQVTPQDSTKVNNPVHAENQTGTYVLKDIVVDGVKKYTPAQILRFTGLSKGESVDIPGQKVSNAIKKLWDTQSFSEVEVYVQSIEGETVVLKFYLQDLKELGEVKFSGKGIGKSKSEKLAKDNNLKPGTKITQNLVSSLKTNVPKDYIKKGFADAKISIQDKVNANDPALVDWTINVDKGKRVKIDHIEFEGNENVSDSKLRNKAFKETKQKRFGIGGILKSSKFIEDKYQEDKQSLISYYNSLGYRDAAIVSDSVWRNKRNNYEINVKLKEGKKYYIGDITFTGNTVYATEYLQRLLGYKKGDIYDAVGFNKKVGEDGGKEDDSDIKSVYMNNGYLFSNVTPVEKSVSGDSINLEIRVNEGEQATWNRVTWQGNTTTHDHVILRALRTKPGELFKKTEIKRTYFDLAGMSFFDPQQIGQDIQPNQQDNTVDINWKLVEKGSSQVQLQAGYGGNSFIGTLGLTFNNFSLKNFLKFKDFRPVPQGDGQTLSIQAQAGQYFQNYGVSFTEPWLFGTKPTALSVSINNSIVRYSTSVTTTSTDASRLNIFSASVGLNRLLKWPDDYFSLYTGIQYQKYDFKNYPFDFGGTTENYGTANNLSLNLGLSRNSAGIDPIFPTMGSNIELSAKLTPPYSLFSNKDYSTMSPTDKYKWMEFYKIKFKADVYNEIAGKLVLRSSAEMGFMDGYNKQLGAPPFERFYMGGTGLFGGRYDGRELIPLRGYENASTYGGDGTQGDITPQGGGTIYNRFTLELRYPISLNQTAKIYALTFAEGGNVWNSWGSYNPFQLKRSVGVGVRVYMGAFGLIGFDFAYGFDKPINSSEPSGWKTHFLMNQSL; encoded by the coding sequence ATGAAGTTTAGACTATTACCCATCATCATGTTTGTTGCTTCTGCACATTTTTATGGACAGGTGACTCCACAGGATAGCACAAAAGTGAATAACCCTGTGCATGCAGAAAACCAAACAGGAACCTACGTTCTTAAAGACATTGTTGTAGATGGGGTTAAGAAATATACACCTGCGCAAATCTTAAGATTTACAGGATTATCTAAAGGAGAAAGTGTGGATATCCCCGGACAAAAAGTTAGCAATGCTATCAAAAAGCTTTGGGATACCCAATCATTTTCAGAAGTAGAGGTTTATGTTCAAAGTATTGAAGGAGAAACAGTAGTTTTGAAATTTTACTTGCAGGACTTAAAAGAACTTGGAGAAGTTAAATTTTCCGGTAAAGGAATTGGAAAGTCAAAAAGCGAGAAACTAGCTAAGGATAATAACCTTAAGCCGGGAACTAAAATTACACAGAATTTAGTTTCAAGCCTAAAAACAAATGTTCCTAAAGACTATATTAAGAAAGGTTTTGCAGATGCAAAGATTTCCATTCAGGATAAAGTAAATGCAAATGACCCTGCTTTAGTGGACTGGACCATCAATGTAGATAAAGGCAAAAGAGTAAAGATTGATCATATTGAGTTCGAAGGGAACGAAAATGTGAGCGATTCTAAACTTAGAAACAAAGCATTTAAAGAAACCAAACAAAAAAGATTTGGGATCGGTGGTATCTTGAAATCCTCAAAATTTATCGAAGATAAATATCAGGAAGATAAACAAAGCCTGATCAGCTATTATAACTCATTAGGTTATAGAGATGCTGCTATCGTATCCGATTCTGTTTGGAGAAATAAAAGAAATAATTACGAAATCAACGTAAAATTAAAAGAAGGTAAAAAATACTATATCGGAGATATCACTTTTACCGGAAATACAGTATATGCCACAGAATACTTGCAAAGACTTCTCGGTTATAAAAAAGGAGATATTTATGATGCAGTAGGTTTCAACAAAAAAGTTGGAGAAGATGGAGGTAAGGAGGATGATTCCGATATCAAATCGGTATACATGAATAATGGTTACCTTTTCTCTAATGTAACCCCTGTTGAAAAATCAGTATCTGGTGATTCTATTAATCTGGAAATCAGAGTAAACGAAGGAGAACAGGCAACTTGGAACAGAGTTACTTGGCAAGGAAATACAACAACTCATGACCACGTAATTCTGAGGGCATTAAGAACAAAACCAGGGGAGCTATTTAAGAAAACCGAAATCAAAAGAACTTATTTTGATTTAGCAGGTATGTCTTTCTTTGATCCGCAACAGATCGGTCAGGATATCCAGCCAAATCAGCAGGACAATACAGTAGACATCAACTGGAAACTTGTTGAAAAAGGATCCTCACAAGTACAGCTACAAGCGGGATATGGAGGAAATAGCTTTATCGGAACATTAGGTTTAACCTTTAATAACTTCTCTTTAAAGAACTTCCTGAAGTTTAAGGATTTCAGACCTGTACCTCAGGGAGATGGACAGACCCTATCTATTCAGGCTCAGGCCGGACAATATTTTCAGAATTATGGGGTGTCGTTTACTGAACCATGGTTATTCGGAACAAAGCCAACGGCACTTTCTGTAAGTATTAATAACTCAATTGTTAGATATAGTACGTCAGTTACAACGACAAGTACTGACGCATCAAGATTGAACATTTTTTCGGCATCTGTTGGGTTAAACAGGCTATTGAAATGGCCGGATGATTATTTCTCATTGTATACTGGGATTCAGTACCAGAAATATGATTTCAAAAACTACCCATTTGACTTTGGAGGAACTACAGAGAATTACGGGACTGCCAATAACTTAAGTTTAAACTTAGGACTAAGCAGAAACTCTGCAGGTATCGACCCGATATTCCCTACAATGGGTTCCAATATCGAACTTTCTGCTAAGTTAACTCCACCATATTCATTGTTTAGTAATAAAGACTATTCTACAATGTCGCCTACGGATAAATATAAGTGGATGGAATTTTATAAAATTAAATTCAAAGCTGATGTTTATAACGAAATTGCAGGTAAGTTAGTCCTAAGGTCTTCTGCCGAAATGGGCTTCATGGATGGTTATAACAAGCAGTTGGGAGCACCACCTTTCGAGAGATTCTATATGGGAGGAACCGGGCTTTTCGGAGGAAGATATGACGGTAGGGAATTAATTCCTTTAAGAGGTTATGAAAATGCTTCTACTTACGGAGGAGATGGTACTCAGGGAGATATCACTCCACAAGGAGGAGGTACCATTTATAATAGATTTACATTGGAGCTAAGATATCCGATATCATTAAATCAGACAGCAAAAATTTATGCATTAACCTTTGCTGAAGGAGGTAACGTTTGGAACTCATGGGGAAGCTACAATCCTTTCCAGTTAAAAAGATCAGTGGGTGTAGGGGTAAGAGTATATATGGGAGCATTTGGATTGATCGGATTTGATTTTGCTTATGGATTTGATAAACCAATAAACTCATCAGAGCCTTCAGGATGGAAGACACACTTCTTAATGAACCAATCATTATAA
- a CDS encoding polysaccharide biosynthesis tyrosine autokinase has product MIPGKETNVEKNNSQKDKTGSFELFDVEHFLRRILKNWYWFVLMLFIGYCISWMYGKYYAQSIYASNLSLSVSNNTSSYFTPNQSINFIWGQGGNQDGIYLKKMLLSRSHNEFLVKELDLFVNYSTKGSIKSTYLDKDDSPVFVQIDKKHLQQINYPITLMPKGGNTYEVVLPDKGESTHLYNYEVEGFQDIHSFKKPSNKIIKVGEWFTAPNIKFRLLQNPITPNIKLDNIIVNLSSVNQSVNEIVSTIGVEFDKEINSIMIITKTGFNLNGTVNFLNKSVSELQKKRMLDKMTVDKNTETYLQDNLTGVRKKLDSSATVLNYLKTSEKLYDIKDRDEKSLTKIKELEAKKADLTSKINSLNLIKNTLENQNFDKMISTNAAGFEDGMFTASVSELKALYLKRREMATIYTPNSEPMKEINRLISDAKLSSSNSLSNYYNGFNVEINKINQQVAEANADLDAYPEKERKYLDAERGYNMIEATYNSLLGRQNETKMRMATNQSDISVIDPAKNVGQSPIGPNVKGTKLVIMGGLLLLPFLFILIGELLDNKIRNIKELLSATKIPLLGVVGNNNNENMLTVLDQPKSSVSEAFRGIRANMRFLSDENEKSKVVLITSSIGGEGKTYVSINLASVLGLSDKKTILLGMDLRKPKIFGDFKIDNKYGISNYLTGEVSIDQIINKTTIPNLDVATSGPIPPNPSELLMSKKNIKFIEELREIYDFIIIDSPPVGLVADSYELMKYSDTNIYVVRHEYTEKYMLKMITEKYHNNEIENLGLVYNDYIIKQGYGYGYGYGYGYGYFDEDKNYKEPLLIKIRNKIQAIFNKK; this is encoded by the coding sequence ATGATTCCAGGAAAAGAAACTAACGTTGAGAAGAATAATTCTCAAAAAGATAAAACCGGTTCTTTTGAATTGTTTGATGTTGAGCACTTTTTAAGAAGGATATTAAAGAACTGGTATTGGTTTGTTTTAATGCTGTTTATTGGCTACTGTATCTCATGGATGTATGGTAAATATTATGCACAGAGTATTTATGCTTCAAACCTTTCTCTAAGTGTATCTAATAATACTTCCAGCTACTTTACTCCTAACCAGTCAATTAACTTTATTTGGGGACAGGGAGGAAATCAAGACGGGATTTATTTGAAAAAAATGCTTTTGTCAAGATCACACAATGAATTTCTTGTAAAGGAGCTTGATCTTTTTGTTAACTATTCTACAAAAGGATCTATAAAATCTACTTATCTGGATAAAGACGATTCACCGGTCTTTGTGCAGATTGATAAGAAACACCTACAACAGATTAATTATCCTATTACACTGATGCCAAAAGGAGGAAATACGTATGAAGTGGTATTACCCGATAAAGGAGAATCAACTCATTTGTATAATTATGAAGTGGAGGGGTTTCAGGATATTCATAGCTTCAAAAAGCCATCGAATAAAATAATTAAAGTAGGAGAATGGTTCACAGCACCTAATATTAAATTTAGACTGCTTCAGAATCCAATAACCCCAAATATTAAACTGGATAATATTATTGTTAATCTTAGTTCTGTCAATCAGTCCGTTAATGAGATTGTATCAACCATCGGAGTAGAGTTTGATAAGGAGATCAATTCTATTATGATCATTACAAAAACAGGTTTCAATCTTAATGGAACTGTAAATTTCCTTAACAAGTCTGTAAGTGAGCTACAGAAGAAAAGGATGCTTGATAAAATGACCGTTGATAAAAATACGGAAACCTATCTTCAGGATAATCTTACAGGAGTAAGAAAGAAACTGGATTCAAGTGCTACTGTTCTCAACTATTTAAAAACTTCGGAAAAGCTCTACGACATTAAAGATAGAGATGAAAAATCTCTGACGAAGATTAAGGAACTGGAAGCAAAAAAGGCGGACCTGACAAGTAAAATTAACTCCCTTAATCTTATTAAGAACACACTGGAGAACCAGAATTTTGATAAAATGATTAGTACAAATGCTGCAGGCTTCGAAGACGGAATGTTTACGGCTTCAGTTTCGGAACTTAAAGCATTGTATCTTAAAAGGAGAGAGATGGCTACGATTTATACGCCAAATTCAGAACCTATGAAAGAAATCAACAGGCTGATCAGTGATGCAAAATTAAGCTCTTCCAACTCTTTGAGCAATTACTATAATGGATTTAATGTTGAAATCAATAAGATTAATCAACAGGTAGCTGAAGCTAATGCGGATCTTGACGCTTACCCTGAAAAGGAAAGAAAGTATTTAGATGCAGAAAGAGGATACAATATGATTGAAGCCACTTATAATAGTTTACTGGGAAGGCAGAATGAAACTAAGATGAGGATGGCGACGAATCAATCTGATATCTCTGTTATTGACCCTGCTAAAAATGTAGGACAGTCTCCTATCGGGCCCAATGTAAAAGGAACGAAGCTGGTCATTATGGGAGGTTTATTACTTCTGCCGTTTTTGTTTATTTTAATCGGAGAATTGCTGGATAATAAAATAAGAAATATTAAAGAGTTATTGAGTGCTACCAAAATTCCATTGCTTGGAGTGGTAGGTAATAATAATAATGAGAATATGCTTACCGTGCTTGATCAGCCTAAGTCTTCAGTTTCTGAAGCATTTAGAGGAATAAGGGCGAATATGCGATTTTTGTCTGATGAAAATGAAAAAAGTAAGGTTGTTTTAATTACTTCATCGATTGGAGGGGAAGGTAAAACATATGTTTCAATTAACCTTGCTTCAGTTCTTGGTTTGAGTGATAAAAAGACTATTCTTTTGGGAATGGACCTAAGAAAACCAAAAATATTCGGTGATTTCAAAATTGATAATAAATATGGAATTTCGAATTATCTTACAGGCGAAGTTTCCATTGACCAGATTATCAATAAAACAACAATTCCAAATCTTGATGTTGCCACATCAGGGCCAATTCCTCCGAATCCGTCAGAACTGTTAATGAGTAAAAAGAATATTAAATTCATTGAAGAGTTAAGGGAGATTTATGATTTTATCATTATCGATTCCCCGCCGGTAGGACTTGTTGCAGACTCATATGAATTGATGAAATATTCTGATACTAACATCTATGTGGTACGTCATGAATATACTGAAAAGTATATGCTTAAAATGATTACGGAAAAATATCATAATAATGAGATTGAAAACCTTGGTCTTGTATATAATGATTATATTATAAAGCAGGGATATGGTTATGGCTATGGATACGGATACGGTTATGGCTATTTTGATGAGGACAAAAATTACAAAGAGCCGCTATTGATTAAAATAAGAAACAAAATACAGGCAATTTTTAATAAAAAATAA
- a CDS encoding OmpH family outer membrane protein encodes MKKIKIIFTFVLFLLFSFSNAQKIGVVDTEYILNKLPQYKEAEARLNSQIDTWESELQSLNAEYEKKRSAFENERVLLVGDQLKLREKEVMDLDKNIKTTTSLRFGTNGEITKLRSNLVEPFQDQIWNAVKTMSEKNGLGIVLDKSNNINVIFLQKRYDYTDKVLDILLKGTEKKEKTNTRGKK; translated from the coding sequence ATGAAAAAAATTAAAATCATTTTCACATTTGTATTATTTTTGCTCTTCAGTTTTAGCAATGCGCAGAAAATTGGAGTAGTTGATACAGAATATATTTTGAACAAGCTTCCACAATATAAAGAGGCAGAAGCAAGATTAAATTCGCAGATTGATACTTGGGAATCGGAACTTCAGAGTTTGAATGCTGAGTATGAAAAGAAAAGATCTGCATTTGAAAATGAGAGAGTGTTATTAGTTGGAGACCAGCTCAAACTGAGAGAAAAGGAAGTAATGGATCTCGACAAAAACATTAAAACAACAACAAGTTTACGCTTTGGAACAAACGGGGAGATTACAAAATTGAGATCTAATCTCGTTGAACCTTTTCAGGATCAAATTTGGAACGCTGTAAAAACCATGTCCGAGAAAAATGGCTTGGGCATAGTTCTTGATAAAAGCAATAACATTAATGTTATTTTTCTTCAAAAAAGATATGACTATACAGACAAAGTACTAGACATTCTTTTAAAAGGAACAGAAAAGAAAGAAAAAACTAATACAAGAGGTAAAAAGTAA
- a CDS encoding polysaccharide biosynthesis/export family protein, giving the protein MIRNFKYLSLLILPFFITSCITKKDVRYMQPNENLVINEEGLVPYNIPVYRITKNDILNLNIVTTPKGDAAQFYSTLNTSGSTVAPGVNPTTIGTLGRVGSGSGGSGGGGNTNFYFNGLKVDSNGDINVFGIGYIKAEGRTIEDITKEIQEKVNENFQDGKSQVRLNTDGITYYILGDTEAVAITGEKVAHKNTLTITEALAINGGLNKSVDRKTIVIHRKLPEGIKIAKIDLTREDVMNSPYYYVQNGDEIYLNTRGKSLNGLGKDPVQTITTGISLITTALSVYLILTRL; this is encoded by the coding sequence ATGATAAGAAATTTTAAATATTTATCCCTTTTAATCCTGCCTTTTTTCATTACATCTTGTATCACAAAAAAAGATGTAAGATATATGCAGCCTAATGAAAATCTTGTGATCAATGAGGAAGGTCTTGTTCCTTACAACATTCCCGTATACAGGATCACGAAGAACGATATACTGAATCTCAATATTGTTACTACTCCAAAGGGCGATGCAGCGCAGTTTTATTCTACTTTAAATACTTCCGGCAGTACAGTTGCTCCCGGGGTTAATCCCACAACTATAGGAACTTTAGGACGTGTTGGAAGCGGAAGTGGAGGAAGTGGTGGCGGAGGAAATACCAATTTCTATTTTAATGGATTAAAAGTGGATTCCAATGGAGATATTAATGTTTTTGGAATCGGCTACATCAAAGCAGAAGGACGTACTATCGAAGATATCACCAAAGAGATCCAGGAGAAAGTAAATGAAAATTTCCAGGATGGAAAGTCTCAGGTGAGATTAAATACGGACGGGATAACTTATTATATTCTTGGAGACACGGAAGCTGTTGCTATTACAGGAGAAAAAGTGGCTCACAAAAATACGCTTACCATTACCGAAGCACTGGCAATTAATGGAGGTTTAAATAAAAGTGTAGATAGAAAAACAATTGTTATCCACAGAAAATTACCGGAAGGAATTAAAATTGCGAAAATAGATTTAACCCGGGAAGATGTAATGAATTCACCGTATTATTATGTGCAAAATGGTGATGAAATCTATCTTAATACCAGAGGAAAAAGCTTGAATGGATTGGGGAAAGACCCTGTACAGACTATCACAACAGGAATTTCATTAATTACTACAGCGTTGTCAGTTTATTTAATCCTAACAAGACTTTAA
- a CDS encoding DUF6089 family protein: MQKLNFKITINPYSFMNKKLLFSFLAVLGTMTGVKAQRNELGVRLGMSNLVGDIGSTSYILQKPLDLSRASDWGVPFYGGILYRFNFNPYQTVRLDLGYNQVQFSDKAAKEDYRRNRNSFGKNNVYEASLVFEYNFFPVNNEQISMVSPYIFGGIGGLMFDAPKATLVNDFRRDADGVAQAPINERDFTTRAEYSLGKKVTMHVPFGVGLKYKFNHSWAIFAEATFRYTLTDQLDHSKILTKDVVSTYNGDIVNPTTGGSLLQTGNYYAVSKEREAAFVNGRNVGDTKSKDWMNTFSLGLTFSFGRPPCYCE; this comes from the coding sequence TTGCAAAAATTAAATTTTAAAATAACCATAAATCCATATTCTTTTATGAATAAAAAATTATTATTTAGCTTCCTGGCCGTCCTTGGAACAATGACTGGTGTGAAAGCACAAAGAAACGAATTGGGAGTTCGTCTAGGTATGAGTAACCTAGTGGGTGATATAGGAAGTACGAGTTATATTTTACAAAAGCCGTTGGATTTAAGCAGAGCATCAGATTGGGGAGTTCCATTTTATGGTGGTATATTATATAGATTTAATTTTAATCCCTACCAAACTGTTAGACTAGATTTAGGTTATAATCAGGTACAGTTTAGTGATAAAGCAGCGAAAGAAGATTATAGAAGAAATAGAAACTCATTTGGAAAGAATAATGTATATGAAGCAAGTTTGGTATTTGAATATAATTTTTTCCCGGTAAATAATGAGCAGATAAGTATGGTTAGCCCTTATATATTTGGGGGTATTGGAGGTTTAATGTTTGATGCTCCTAAAGCGACTTTAGTGAATGACTTTAGAAGAGATGCAGATGGAGTAGCACAAGCTCCGATTAATGAAAGGGATTTTACTACAAGAGCAGAATATTCTCTGGGTAAGAAAGTAACAATGCATGTTCCTTTTGGAGTCGGATTAAAATATAAATTTAACCATAGTTGGGCAATATTTGCGGAAGCTACGTTTAGATATACATTAACAGATCAGTTGGATCATAGTAAAATATTAACTAAAGATGTTGTATCTACCTATAATGGAGATATAGTAAATCCTACAACAGGAGGGTCTTTATTGCAAACAGGAAATTATTATGCTGTTTCAAAAGAAAGAGAAGCTGCATTTGTTAATGGAAGAAATGTTGGAGATACAAAATCTAAGGATTGGATGAATACCTTTAGCTTAGGTCTTACATTCTCCTTTGGAAGACCTCCGTGTTATTGTGAGTAA